The Maridesulfovibrio salexigens DSM 2638 region TCGGCCCCGAAGGGCCGATGGCTACTACCATTCGACTCGCATGCCTTCGGGAACGTCCAGCATACCAATGATCAGGGGCTTAAGGAAGGACCAGCGGATACCGATCTCATATTCTTCCTCAAGATCTCGGATTGCGTCCCAGCAGTTATGACAGGGAGCAATAACCAGCTTACAGCCGGTGTCGAGGATCTGATCCATTTTTTTACGCAGGGCTACGTTGCGCTGTTCGCGGTACATGCCGATTCCGTTGAATCCGCCACCGCCACCGCAGCAGTAGTTATGTTCCTTATTAGGTGCCATTTCCACGAAGTATCCGGGCTCTACAATGTAGCTGATAATTTCGCGGGTAACATCTTTAAGACCCTGGTTACGCACGTAGTTACAAGAATCCTGAAGGGTTACAGGTTCTTTAATGCGTTTCGCGGGGTCGATTTTAAGCTTGCCTTCGCGCAGTGCTTCAGCCAGCCATTCAACGTAGTGAATGTAGGGCTTGGGCGGAAGACCGTCTTCACGACCGGCCCAGTAGGGGCCTTCGATAACGGTTGCGCGGTGAGCGTGACCGCACTCGGTACCGGTTACGCGTGCAGGGTTCAAACGTTCAATCGCATCGTAGACGTGGTTGACGTTGTCCTTGCAGCATTCCCAGTCACCGGCAAACATGGACAGGGAAGTCTGTTCCCAGCCTTCAGAAGGCACGGTCCAGTTGGTTCCTGCCACGTGGAAGAGAATCGCAGCTTCAGCGAGATCTTCCGGGTAGTGCTTGGGCTCACGGGCGTTACATGTGTACATGATATCGGCGTCCTGCTTGTCCACAGGGATGGTCAGACCTGGCCATTCTTCCTCGGTCTCTTCAGCCATCCACTCACAGGTTTCAACCCAGTCTTCAGTGGTGACGTCCATCTGTGCGCGGTAAACGCGGTGCATGCCGGAACCGATTTTCAGTTCCCAGGGAACAAAGCCCTGAGAGTAGAGGAGTCCACGCAGGTAGGAGAACATGACACCCATGTCGATGCCGTGGGGGCAGTACATACCGCAGCGGTTGCAGCAGGTGCACTGGGACCAGGCAACTTCCATGCAGTGGCGCATGAAGGCGTTGTCCACCTGTCCTTTTTTCTTGACGATGTGGCCAAGAGTGGACTGGATTTTATAAGAAGGTACCTGTTCGGGTACACAGTCGTTAACCTGATAAAGGAAACAGCTGTCGGCGCAGAGGCCGCAGTGGGCGCAGATTTCAAGCCAGGTTTTGGTTCTGGACTTCATGGTCTTCTGGATAGTGGCCCACAATGCATTTGTGTCCACGTCCAGCTGTTCCATCTCAGCGTAGTATTGCTTGCCGCTCTTGTCCGCGAGAGTCAGCTTAAGCTGCTCGTCGGTTTTGATCGGCTGTCTGTTACAAAGCTTACCTTGAGGCATTTTCTTTCTCCTGTTCGGCTGTGATTCTTCCTGTTACCAGGAGAAGGTGGAGCCTTTCATACCGCCGCGTTTAATGCCGTAGTCCATTCCGAGCTGTGCACGGGAACAGAAGAAGAGCACGCAGTGGCTGAGTTTGGTGAAAGGCAGGCACAGCAACCAGATTTCGCCGGTAATAATGTGGGTCAGCAGCCAGAAGTTGTAGTCACCCATGTGGTAACGGGCGATGAGGCCGGTTACGAAAGGAGCTACGGTGATGATCAGCAGCAGGTAATCATATGCTGTGGTCAGGATTCTTACTTCCGGGAGTGCAAAGCGGCGGGCGATGATAGCAACGCAGGCCACGATTACAGTCCATGACAGCAGGTCCGCAAGGAATGCGGGCATCTGCGGCAGGCTGAAGCCCAGGTTTTCTTGCAGCATGATGTTATGAGCTGCGAGGAAAATGGGGGTTAAAAGCAGTCCGATGTGGAATGCAAAGAATATGAAAGTAAAGCCGGGTTTCTTTCTCCATCCACGTGCACCCACGGGATTGAGCCAGCTGATTATCGAATTGAATGCACCTTTAAGTCCATAGGACATGTGGGCTTTGTATGCCACGCGGTCGAGCTGCTGGCTGAGGCCCTTGAAGTAGAGCACGATGCGAACCAGCAGGCCGCCGAAGCTGATCGCGAAGACCAGCCAGAGCAGGGGCCCTGTCAGAAGTTCATACATTATAGTTTCTCCTCGAATCTCGGCTTAATGGTGGTCGCCGTAGTTCTTCTTGTTTTCGTCACGGTAGGCCTTTCCACCCATGAGGAACTGCCAGAACATAGTGACTCCGACCAGTGCTCCACCCATCAGAAGGTACATGATACCTTTGGTGAATGTGTAGTATTCCTGAAGGTTATGTGCTTCCATTTTACTATCTCCTTAAGGTCGGCCTAGTGGTCGCCTTTGTAGTCAGAGTGCTCAAAGAAGATGGGCATTCTGGTGGTGATGAAACGGAAAATCACAACACCGAGAGTTACGATGAATACGGAGATTCCGATTTCAGTCATGCTGGGGAAGTACCTGTCAGCTGCGGGCAGGTGGTAGTTGAACGCAATCATGGAAACGTTGAACCTGTTGAACACGATACCGAGAACGGTAATGATCGCTGCTTTTTTGATCAGGCCAAGGTTTCTGTCACGTACACCCACAGCATAGAGGAAGCAGGGCAGGGCCACGAAGCCGAGCATTTCAGTCAGGAACACAAGTCCGTAACCGGATGCGAGGTAGTGCCAGTTGTTATCGTAAGCTACACCCATGGTTTTGATGAAGAAGTAGCCGAAGAGAACAAGTGACGCAGCCTTACCGAAGCCGAATACGACACTGTCGTGGTGCTTGAGGTATTCTTCGTCCATCATGCGGTGCAGCTTCTTGTGGGACATGGAGCCCTCGAAGATGACCATGGACATACCTGCTGCAATACTTGAAACAAAGAAGTAGAGCGGCATGTAGGGTGAATACCAGAGCGGATGCAGCTTGGACGGTGCGATGGTGTACAGCGCGCCGAGAGAAGACTGGTGCAGGGTGGAGAGCACTACGCCGAAGATAGTCAGCACGAGGGTCAGTTTAACGACCACTTTGCGGATTTTCTTCCAGCCCAGCCATTCAAACATGGCCGGAGTGAACTCGATGAAGAGCACAGTCAGGTAAAGCATAACGCACAGACCAACTTCGAAGAGCAGGGAGGTTGTACCCTGAGATACGAAGATGGGGTAAGGCAGTCTCCACGGACGACCGAGGTCGTACTGCAGAGCGAATACAACCAGAGCGTAGCCGAGGAAGGCTGTCAGGATTGCCGGACGTACAGCGGAGTGAAAGCGCTTGAGTCCGAAGATATAGCAGGCTGCGGAGGTAGTGTATCCGCCTGCTGCAAGGGCAACACCGCAGAGCAGGTCGAATCCGATCCAGATTCCCCACGGGTTGTTGTCATCAAGGTTGGTTACGGGACCGATCCCCTGAGTGAATCTGAGTACGGAGAGTACCAGACCCATTACGAGGATGGCGCCAGCCACCAGATTGAAGGTATTGAAGGCCGATTTAGGGCCGTTGTTCGCGGGAGTGGACATTATGATTCCTCCTTCTCGCTGTTTTCAGCCACTTCTTCCTCTTTGGGAGCAAGGGCTTCTTCCACGGCTTTCTTGACCTCGACTTCGATTTTGCGCTTGTTGGCTACATCAGCCTTTTCAAGTGCATCGGAGAGAGTCTTTTCAGCTTCCGCGCTTGCCTTGGCAAGTGCGTTCTTTACTGCTTCCTCACGCTCTTCGTCAGCGATTTTGCTGTTGCGTTTGCTTACAGCGTAGATACCGCCGAGAAGTACGGGCCAGAGACCTGCAACCATGGGAACTGCTGCCAGTGCTCCGGCAGTGAGTTCGGGTGCGGACTTGGTACCGAGGTCTTCGCGCATGCCGATTTCGTTGAAGGGTACTCCGGAGAGATACATCCAGCTGGTGCCGCCCATTTCATTTTCACCGTAGATGTGGTGAACGTAACGGTCAGGGTTGCGGCGGATGCGCTCGCGAGCGATGGTGATGAGTTCTTCCCTTTCACCGAAAACAAGTGCTTCCTTGGGGCAGTCCTCAACACAGCCGGGCAGTTTGCCTTCAGCCAGACGGGGTGCGCACATGGTGCACTTCATGACTCTGGGAGTCAGGGGCTCATCATATTCGTAAGTCGGGACTTCGAAGGGGCACGCTACCATGCAGTAGCGGCAACCTACACAAACCGACTCATCGTAAACAACTGCGCCGTTGGGCAGTTTCTTGAATGCTTTTACAAAGCATGCGGATGCGCAGGCGGGCTCAAGACAGTGGTTGCACTGGGACTTACGGAACACGGGGTTCTTGGGTCCACCGTACTTGTTGACCACGGTAAAGGTCTTGGCATCGGTTCTGCGTTTGTTATCCAGCACGGACAGGTCGTCGAATTTTTTCTCGGGCTCGGGAAGCTTGTTGACCTTGTTACAGGCCGCTTCACATTTGCGGCAACCGATACAGCGGGTCGCGTCGAAGAGTACACCCTTGCTACCGGGATAACCCTTGAACTCCTTGCCTGCGGCCTCGGCTCCTGCGGGGAGGCTTGCTCCCACGCAGGCTGCGCCAAGCATTCCGAGGAATGTTCTGCGTTGCATTTATCTGTTCTCCTTCAGGCTATCCGTTACTATTTCTTCGCGTGACATGCGGTGCAGTCAGTTGAAGCAGGCTTCTCAATGTTCATAGCGTCATGACAGGTCATGCACTGAACATGGTAAGCAGCCTTGAGGGCCGGACGTCCGTCCTGAACTTTACCGCCGTGACAGCTTGCGCAGCTCGGCGGAGTCGCGCTTGCAGGGCTGTTGTGGTGGCAGCTTCCACACACGGTAAGCGGTGTGCTGTGGAAAGCGTTAGCCATATTATCACCCTTCATCTTGTCGACCATGCTCATGATGATCTTACGGTGGGGCAGCTTGCTGGCTTTGTATTCATTTTCGAGGACGTTGATGGTCACGAATTCGGGAATGTCCTTTTCAGCAACCAGTACCGGGGAGGTAGGACGCTCCACAATCAGCTTGGACGCAATGGCTGCCTTGGCGGAGGCATCCATCTCGACGGGCTCGCTGGAGGTGGAAGCGGGGCCGTTATGACAAACGGCGCAGGTTTCCTTGGACTGGATTACATTCTTAGGCATGAGTTCATGACAACCTGCACAATTCGGGTCTTTCTGCTTAACGGCGTGACAGCCCACACAGGATCTGGTGCTGTCGGCCTTGTGCATGGCCTTGTCAAGAGTAACGAATCCGCCATCCTTGGAACCACGAACGGTGTGACATGAGGAGCATGACTTATTCATGGTTTCGTGGTGGCAGGAGCTACAGGAGTCAGTGTAATCTTCGTGAGCTTTATGATTAAAAGCTACACCAGCCATGGTTGCTTTTACAGCAACGTTGTCCTGTACCGGAGCGGTAAGCAGAACAGCATCAGGCTGGTTTCTGGGCAGGCGAGGAAGCTTGCCGCCCATTTTCTGCAGAACAGCAGCGTTGTCTTCCTTGAGGTCAGCAGCCTGATTCAGGCCGTGACAACCGGCACAGTCGACAGGACCGGTCTTTTCAGCCTTGGCAGCTTTCATTTCAAGGTGACAGGATACACACTGGCCGTGGTAAGCTTCAGAAGTTTTGAGCTTAACATCGCCGGTGGGCTTGGCGGTATGACATACGCCACAATTTTCTTCCTGTCCTTTTACGTATTCAAGCTTCTTATCAAGCTTGTTGTATACGTGGTGACAGGCTCCACAGTTGGTGTCCTGACCTGCATCTTTAGCGATGAGCTTGGAATCCCAGTGGCGGTAGTGGAGAATGTTCTCCATGCCAGCGGGAGCACGCTCTGCTGTGATTTCAGGTTCAGCAACGTGACAGCTGCGACATTCACCAACCTGAGGTCCGGTTTTCTTTCCGGCCTTGGCGTCGGCAGCATGACAGCTGATACAACCGTTGTGGTAAATTTCTTTAAGCTGTTCAGGAGTGCCGTTCTCAAGTCTTTTGAACTTGTAGGATACGGTTTCCTCGTTTTTCTGGTGGCAGGCAGTACAGTCTTTGCCTTGCTCGGCCACCGCCTTAGCGTGTGTTTCATGGAGAAACGCAACGGCAGGCAGTTCCAGTTCTTCCTGAGCGGCAATAGTGTCGATCATGATCAGATCAGGACGCTTGTTGCCGTTTTCCTGGGGGGTTCCGACCATGCTCAGTGCTTCCATATGGAAGCCGAGCACCCCGGCCAGGACGATCAGGATACCGGACAATCGCAATAGTTTCTTTCCGTTTGCCATGATATGGATCCCCTCTCAATGCAATTGGTCCTGGAGCCTCTTACTCCAGACCTTTGTTGCTCCGGCCGGTTTTTTATAACTATTCACAGCTTTTATTCCTCCGTGGAAAGCCGTTTTGCAGAATAATTTGTCTAACCGTTCCGGTGCGCCTCATTTCCCATCCATCGGGTTGGTATTAATACCTCCTCAATAGATAGGTTTTTATACCTGCTCGATAGGTATGTTATTAATCTACCTTCCGTCAAGGGGTGTTTGCAAAAAGTTGGGGTTGGTAATTCTTCACTTTTATGGTCTGAAATTATGAAAATCATTAACTTTTACTGACGCAATAAAATTGTCAAAATGATCGGATTTCTACCTGACCGAAATTTGAAAATCCTTGACACAAAATCAATTTGCCCCGAAAAAGCAGCGGAGAAAAACGGCATAAATGCCGGGGAGCGTTTGAATATAGAATGAAATATTATTTTGAAATACTTAAAAAGTTTAATGATTTTAACGGTAATGCCAGCCGCAGGGAATTTATACATTTTGTCCTCTGTCATTGTGGCGTAATTGCAGTTCTGCTCTTTTTGGGCTTTGCTATTGAGCATCCTTTTGCGCTCAAGGTAGTCAATACTGTGAGTGGGCTTTTTGTGGTCGGAACTTCCCTGTCTTGCGTGTCTCTTTTGGTCCGCAGGATGAACGCTCTGGGCCGTAGTCCAAAACTGCTGCTGTTGGCTTTGATTCCCGTGTTAGGATGGATTTATCTGTTGTTTATCTGCCTGAAAAAGGACTGAGTATGGATTGATGTCTTTCAAGTCTAAGTGCTGGTAAATTTAAAGAAAAAGGTCCTGAAACTTTAAGTTTCAGGACCTTTTTCTTTAGGTTTGTTTCTTTGCCGCAAAGGGTAGGGTGAAAAACAAAATTTTAACCCTCGCTATCTTTTCAGCAAATTTGCATAACATACCCAGAAGCAGAAAAGAATCACATGTCATCACTCCCTTGATGAAAATGCCCCATGGAAAGGGCGGCTACCCTCCTAGCCGTCCTTTTCTCCTTCTGTCAGCATTTGAAATTCATCGCTGCCCAGTGCTTCCTCGGTCAAATCCTTTTTTATGGAGCGTTTGGGCTTTACTCCCAATTCTTTCAGCATTTCAGCCTGTCGTATGAGGTTGCCGGAACCGTTGCAAAGCTTGGTGCGGGCTTTCTCGTATGAATCCTGAGTCTGGCGGATTCGTTCACCGACTTTTTCCAGATCGTCTACGAAATTTCTAAATTTATCGTAAAGAATTGCACCGCGATTGGCGATTTCCTGTGCATTTTGATTCTGCCGTTCTTGCCGCCAAATGTGGGCTACGGTTCTAATTACAAAAAGCAGGGTGCTGGGGCTGACGATAAGCACGTTCTTATTCCAGGCTTCCTGCCACAGGGCAACATCATTGGAAATCGCCAGCGCAAAGGCCGGTTCAATTGGGACGAACATGATCACGAAATCCGGCGATTTGATGCCGTATAAATCCTGATAGTTTTTTGTCGATAATCCCTTAAGGTGGGCTTTGATGGAGTTGATGTGTCCTTTTAAAGCGACCTCGCGCTTTGTTTCGTCTTCAGCCTCAGTATATTTCAGGTAATCGGTCAGCGAGACTTTGGAATCCACTACCAGATGTTTTTCTTCCGGGAGGTGGATAACAACGTCAGGTTGCACTCTGGTTCCGTCCTGACGGGTATGACTGACCTGCACCGTATATTCATGATCTTTGCGCAGCCCTGATGCTTCAAGGACCCGCTCAAGAATAAGCTCTCCCCAATCTCCACGCGTCTTGGATTGCCCTTTTAAAGCCTTGGTCAGGTTGTGGGCATCATCGGATAGCTGACGGTTGAGATTCATCAGCTGCTTAACCTGTGCAGCCAATTCGGATCTGTCCTTGCCCTCCTGAAAATAAGCCTTTTCAACCTGTTCCTGAAATTCATGTATTTTCACGCCCAGAGGAGCAAGTATCTGTTTGATATTGGTGGCGTTTTGGTCAGTGAATTTTTTGGACTTTTCTTCTAGAATTTCTCCGGCTAGACTTTTGAATTTATCGGAGAGTTCTTCCTTGGCTTCTTGAAGTAAAGTCAGTTTTTCCTGTCCTTGTTTTTTCTCATTATCAAGATTGGCTTTGGTCGCTTTGTATTTGCCGTACAGGTTGGAGTAAGCCGTGGTCAGCTTATGTTTTTGCGCTCGTTGCTGTGCCAGTTCTTTTTTAAGTTCCGGTAACTGTGTCGCCTGTTCTTCAAGTCTGGCACCAAGCTGGAGCTGCTCTTGAAGGTGATCCTGGAGTCCTTCAACTTTTTCTTTTTCTTCCGCCAGTCGTCTTTTGCCGATAACGGCGGAGATAATCATCCCAAGCACAAGTCCGGCAAAAAAAATGCCCAGTAAAACATATTCATTTCCAATCATTTCAAAGGATGGCAGGGAGAACACTGGAACCTCACATTTCAGAATTAGTAGTCGAGTTTAAATCCGTGTGCTCGATAGCATATGTCTTTTCATTAATATAGTGTGCGGGGAGGGGGTGATTCAGTCTGTCAAAATTCAAAAGCCCCGAGAACGTGTTGTTCCGGGGCTTTTGAGTATTAGTCTTTTACCAGCTGACCTGATAAAAATTCATCAGGCCTCCTACAACCAGATAGATACCGATCGCAACTGCGCTGAGTCCGATCACATATGATAGGGCTCTTCGGGTTACGGGAACGTCTTCGGAGGTCATCCCTTCAAGCTTCCCGCTAACCACTAAGCGAGATATCCAAGCGGGGCGTTCCTCTATTGTTAATTTGAGATTTGCATCACCAGCAAACATTGACTGGTCCATAGGGAAATTGTGCCGTCGCAAATGGGCAACCGCAAAATGGATGATGAATACATGCAGCATGGCAAGTCCTGCCTCGATACGATGTATCCATAAGGCTACATTGAGAGTCCAGCCCTCGAATAACGCCGTGGTTTCAAGGGGTGAATAAAGCATAAGGCCGGTTATTCCGAGTATTGTCATGCCCCAAAACACTGCCCAGTAGTCAAATTTCTCCCAATA contains the following coding sequences:
- the hmcF gene encoding sulfate respiration complex iron-sulfur protein HmcF, translating into MPQGKLCNRQPIKTDEQLKLTLADKSGKQYYAEMEQLDVDTNALWATIQKTMKSRTKTWLEICAHCGLCADSCFLYQVNDCVPEQVPSYKIQSTLGHIVKKKGQVDNAFMRHCMEVAWSQCTCCNRCGMYCPHGIDMGVMFSYLRGLLYSQGFVPWELKIGSGMHRVYRAQMDVTTEDWVETCEWMAEETEEEWPGLTIPVDKQDADIMYTCNAREPKHYPEDLAEAAILFHVAGTNWTVPSEGWEQTSLSMFAGDWECCKDNVNHVYDAIERLNPARVTGTECGHAHRATVIEGPYWAGREDGLPPKPYIHYVEWLAEALREGKLKIDPAKRIKEPVTLQDSCNYVRNQGLKDVTREIISYIVEPGYFVEMAPNKEHNYCCGGGGGFNGIGMYREQRNVALRKKMDQILDTGCKLVIAPCHNCWDAIRDLEEEYEIGIRWSFLKPLIIGMLDVPEGMRVEW
- the hmcE gene encoding sulfate respiration complex protein HmcE; translated protein: MYELLTGPLLWLVFAISFGGLLVRIVLYFKGLSQQLDRVAYKAHMSYGLKGAFNSIISWLNPVGARGWRKKPGFTFIFFAFHIGLLLTPIFLAAHNIMLQENLGFSLPQMPAFLADLLSWTVIVACVAIIARRFALPEVRILTTAYDYLLLIITVAPFVTGLIARYHMGDYNFWLLTHIITGEIWLLCLPFTKLSHCVLFFCSRAQLGMDYGIKRGGMKGSTFSW
- the hmcD gene encoding sulfate respiration complex protein HmcD; this encodes MEAHNLQEYYTFTKGIMYLLMGGALVGVTMFWQFLMGGKAYRDENKKNYGDHH
- the hmcC gene encoding sulfate respiration complex protein HmcC; protein product: MSTPANNGPKSAFNTFNLVAGAILVMGLVLSVLRFTQGIGPVTNLDDNNPWGIWIGFDLLCGVALAAGGYTTSAACYIFGLKRFHSAVRPAILTAFLGYALVVFALQYDLGRPWRLPYPIFVSQGTTSLLFEVGLCVMLYLTVLFIEFTPAMFEWLGWKKIRKVVVKLTLVLTIFGVVLSTLHQSSLGALYTIAPSKLHPLWYSPYMPLYFFVSSIAAGMSMVIFEGSMSHKKLHRMMDEEYLKHHDSVVFGFGKAASLVLFGYFFIKTMGVAYDNNWHYLASGYGLVFLTEMLGFVALPCFLYAVGVRDRNLGLIKKAAIITVLGIVFNRFNVSMIAFNYHLPAADRYFPSMTEIGISVFIVTLGVVIFRFITTRMPIFFEHSDYKGDH
- the hmcB gene encoding sulfate respiration complex iron-sulfur protein HmcB, which translates into the protein MQRRTFLGMLGAACVGASLPAGAEAAGKEFKGYPGSKGVLFDATRCIGCRKCEAACNKVNKLPEPEKKFDDLSVLDNKRRTDAKTFTVVNKYGGPKNPVFRKSQCNHCLEPACASACFVKAFKKLPNGAVVYDESVCVGCRYCMVACPFEVPTYEYDEPLTPRVMKCTMCAPRLAEGKLPGCVEDCPKEALVFGEREELITIARERIRRNPDRYVHHIYGENEMGGTSWMYLSGVPFNEIGMREDLGTKSAPELTAGALAAVPMVAGLWPVLLGGIYAVSKRNSKIADEEREEAVKNALAKASAEAEKTLSDALEKADVANKRKIEVEVKKAVEEALAPKEEEVAENSEKEES
- the hmcA gene encoding sulfate respiration complex hexadecaheme cytochrome HmcA — its product is MANGKKLLRLSGILIVLAGVLGFHMEALSMVGTPQENGNKRPDLIMIDTIAAQEELELPAVAFLHETHAKAVAEQGKDCTACHQKNEETVSYKFKRLENGTPEQLKEIYHNGCISCHAADAKAGKKTGPQVGECRSCHVAEPEITAERAPAGMENILHYRHWDSKLIAKDAGQDTNCGACHHVYNKLDKKLEYVKGQEENCGVCHTAKPTGDVKLKTSEAYHGQCVSCHLEMKAAKAEKTGPVDCAGCHGLNQAADLKEDNAAVLQKMGGKLPRLPRNQPDAVLLTAPVQDNVAVKATMAGVAFNHKAHEDYTDSCSSCHHETMNKSCSSCHTVRGSKDGGFVTLDKAMHKADSTRSCVGCHAVKQKDPNCAGCHELMPKNVIQSKETCAVCHNGPASTSSEPVEMDASAKAAIASKLIVERPTSPVLVAEKDIPEFVTINVLENEYKASKLPHRKIIMSMVDKMKGDNMANAFHSTPLTVCGSCHHNSPASATPPSCASCHGGKVQDGRPALKAAYHVQCMTCHDAMNIEKPASTDCTACHAKK
- a CDS encoding DUF805 domain-containing protein, with the protein product MKYYFEILKKFNDFNGNASRREFIHFVLCHCGVIAVLLFLGFAIEHPFALKVVNTVSGLFVVGTSLSCVSLLVRRMNALGRSPKLLLLALIPVLGWIYLLFICLKKD
- the rmuC gene encoding DNA recombination protein RmuC encodes the protein MFSLPSFEMIGNEYVLLGIFFAGLVLGMIISAVIGKRRLAEEKEKVEGLQDHLQEQLQLGARLEEQATQLPELKKELAQQRAQKHKLTTAYSNLYGKYKATKANLDNEKKQGQEKLTLLQEAKEELSDKFKSLAGEILEEKSKKFTDQNATNIKQILAPLGVKIHEFQEQVEKAYFQEGKDRSELAAQVKQLMNLNRQLSDDAHNLTKALKGQSKTRGDWGELILERVLEASGLRKDHEYTVQVSHTRQDGTRVQPDVVIHLPEEKHLVVDSKVSLTDYLKYTEAEDETKREVALKGHINSIKAHLKGLSTKNYQDLYGIKSPDFVIMFVPIEPAFALAISNDVALWQEAWNKNVLIVSPSTLLFVIRTVAHIWRQERQNQNAQEIANRGAILYDKFRNFVDDLEKVGERIRQTQDSYEKARTKLCNGSGNLIRQAEMLKELGVKPKRSIKKDLTEEALGSDEFQMLTEGEKDG
- a CDS encoding formate dehydrogenase subunit gamma translates to MRIVRFTPTQKLFHILLMCSFLVQAVTGTARMYIETAWGKMLAQPLGGYEGCLVIHKYIGLFMLFLFVCHIAYVLFISFTKKLHAGDTLWMQGRDLKQFFSHLRWMFGGKAPSFERWGYWEKFDYWAVFWGMTILGITGLMLYSPLETTALFEGWTLNVALWIHRIEAGLAMLHVFIIHFAVAHLRRHNFPMDQSMFAGDANLKLTIEERPAWISRLVVSGKLEGMTSEDVPVTRRALSYVIGLSAVAIGIYLVVGGLMNFYQVSW